The Theobroma cacao cultivar B97-61/B2 chromosome 2, Criollo_cocoa_genome_V2, whole genome shotgun sequence genome includes the window cccaatttatttattaataaaatagaaaaaatattaaaaggtGAAAgatcaaaaatatataaacttatcTCAAAGTCTTCATGATTTGTTGTCATATAATCGACTCTTCAATTAGcctcatgaaatatatgagtAATAGTACAGTTTCAATCTCATTATAACGTATATATCATGTaagtaatttaaatattaatattaatatataaaaatttacaaatacaAAGGATGGTGGGTTTAGGTCATCATAGGTAAAATGTTGGACCTTCAAGTCTTAAACCTACTACTTAATTGTAATTATCTTGTCAAATTACCCCCAAGTGCATTTATTAAGGAAATTATCCAATTATTAGGGAAAGACATACAAAAttaccaattttttttcaaaaacgaaaaaaaaattacGGTGTTAGGAATAAAAGGGTGAGTGAACTCGGACGGATTGGGCGAGTGATGGATAGGATACGCGACGATGCGAAAGTGACTTTAAAACCCAAAAACCGCAAACAGAATCTTCGCCTTCCAAcatttcctttgttttttttgctCTCATATCCAAGAAACCAAATttaacttcttttttcttttctttcatttcctctctttccaaACAACAAACACTTCTCTCTCACTCTACACATTattatttgtaaataaataaatctctTTACCCTCTCTATATATTCATCCATAGATCTCAGCATTTGCCTTCCTCCTTCATTTCACCTCCCTTCTTTCTTAGCTTCAATAGACCCAGAAGACAAACAAAAAGGCCAAAGGAAGGAAAGGTAGGAAGAGACAGAGAAAGGATAAGTATTGTGAGAGACAAAGAAGGGATCGAAAATGGGTTCGGTTCCACCAGAACTGAGCTTGGATTTTAGACCAACTTTTGTACCCAAAACGATCAGTAATTTCCTCAAGGAGGTTTCAATGGTCGGAAACGTTTCTGACAAGGTTTCAAAAGTCGATGCTTTTGTCAAAGGATTGgaagaagaaatgagaaagaTCGATGCTTTTAAACGTGAACTTCCTCTTTGCATGCTCCTTTTGAATGATGGTTCGTTTCTTCAATCAATTTAAAtctcacttttattttttcttattagcGAGGGTtcccttttgatttttttagggAAAAAAATCCCAGTTCTTGATcgagatttttcttttttgattagAAAACGTTTATTTCTATAACttggtttttggtttttttgatCGTTTTGGTTGAAAGAGTTAGTTATTTTAACTTGGGTTTTGGTTGTTTTGAGATTGTAATTAATGTATTTAATgcaattttgaatttgttttgtttggttGCAGCAATTGTAGCTTTGAAAGAGGAGTCAATGCAATGTGTAACAAGAAATGTTGAACCAGTTTTAGAAGAATTTATTCCGTTGAAGAACAACAAGAAGGAAACTAAACACAGTGAAGAAGATGGTGCATCAATTACCACCAAAAAGGATAAAGATCCTAACAACAACAACTACAATATTAataaagacaagaaaaattgGATGAGTTCCGTTCAGCTTTGGAAcactgatgatgatgattatCGCTCCACTGATCACAAACTAGACACTAAGGtacttcaaaattaaaaaaaaaaaaatgaaggacACCACATTTAAGCTAAAGACGTAGTTtgtaatgaaataaatttgCTAAAGATTGAATACTGTTTCCTTGGTTTACAACAGAGAAACGATGAAGATCCATTCCAAGGATGTAAAAACAGGGGATCAGCGAGGGCATTTATGCCATTCAAGCCAAATTTGGGTTTCGCAGtgaggaaagaagaaaaagaggagaTACCAGTTCACGGACTAACGCTTTTGACTCCTGGAATCAAGAATCTGAAAGAGGAATCAGGTTCCACAGGATCCAGGACAAGTTGTAGCAGAGCAGTTTCATCTTCTGCCCCCAATGCTCAGTCGAATTTTCGGTCTGGACCACAGCCGCTGGCCCATCACctgcagcagcagcagcaacaaCAGCAGACTGCTAGGAAGCAAAGGAGGTGCTGGTCACCTGAGTTGCATCGCCGGTTTGTCAATGCCTTGCAGCAGTTAGGAGGCTCTCAAGGTGAGGAAATGAATGTTAATTAGAAATTGACTTAGCTGTtgacaattttatttttgtggtTGTCTTGAGTTGGATTCTTTATTGCTCTAGTTATCCTAGATAAGAATTAAGAAGTTCTGTCAATGAGAGGATTGGACTTGCAAGAACAG containing:
- the LOC18607883 gene encoding myb family transcription factor EFM — encoded protein: MGSVPPELSLDFRPTFVPKTISNFLKEVSMVGNVSDKVSKVDAFVKGLEEEMRKIDAFKRELPLCMLLLNDAIVALKEESMQCVTRNVEPVLEEFIPLKNNKKETKHSEEDGASITTKKDKDPNNNNYNINKDKKNWMSSVQLWNTDDDDYRSTDHKLDTKRNDEDPFQGCKNRGSARAFMPFKPNLGFAVRKEEKEEIPVHGLTLLTPGIKNLKEESGSTGSRTSCSRAVSSSAPNAQSNFRSGPQPLAHHLQQQQQQQQTARKQRRCWSPELHRRFVNALQQLGGSQVATPKQIRELMQVDGLTNDEVKSHLQKYRLHTRRLPPSTTTPANQSVVVLGSGLWISQDQYGESSKGSSSQSGSPQGPLLLAANTGGTSTTGGDSMEDDEDAKSESYSWKSHIHKPGKDDV